A stretch of DNA from Natrinema amylolyticum:
TCCGTCAGACTAACTGGAACGGAGTCTTCTCAGCACCACTGTTTACCGAGAAGAAGGCCGACCTACGGAGGATAACAATTAGAGTGCTCGCGGATCGCTATCGACGATACTCGCAAACGCAACGTTCTCCTGAACCTGCTCGATTTCGACGGTCGGCTCGTCACCAGGTTGGGCACCGGGGACAATCACGACGTAGCCACGTTCGACTTTTGCAATACCGTCGCCCTGATCGCCGACAGTCTCAATTGTTACATCACGCACCTCGCCTTCATCGACAGGGGGTTCCAACGGGGCGCGGCTCACGGTCTCCCGAGAGTGGGATTGCTGTGACTCTTCTTGCATCGATGACTCTGTCGAGACAGGAGACTCAAGAATCGCTACGCGATACGTTTCGTTAGCTGACAACGCTTCATGATTAACTTCACTCGAAGGAACTTCAATAATGTACGTCCCATCTTGTTCTTCGATTGGAGCGCTGAACAGAGAGCGAAGGGAATGGGGGATCTCAACCATTGAGTTTGTAGTACTCAGTACCCACAGGACAAGTATGTTAACCCAGAAGGTTGGCGAGCTCGTGGAGGAGTTGAGACGTTGATCTTCTCCCACCTCTGAAGAGTGGGATTCCCGAAGGTAAGTTGAAGCGTTGAGGCGGTGGTCCGAGGTCGACTACCAACAGCTCGCGAGTCGCTCATTGCTCGTCTCCACCTCAGCAACGGATGTCGGCACGAACCAAGAGTAAGTGGTTCGCAAAGAGACGTGTCCGGAGAACTAAGATGGTGATTGGTGAACTACCACATATGTCACACAATCATCGTTCCTCTCCGATTCCCTCGCCTCTCGAATCAGTCCACCATCCGGTCGAGGGCATCAGTGAGAGACGAACACAGACTGCCACAGGAGTACCGAATCTGCTGTCTACCAAATCAACATCGATACACGTGCACTCACGACTGCAGTCTCGCCGCGTCCTCCTGAGCAAACTCAGTGTCCTTACCGTTCCCTTTGCAGGCTGTATGCGGACAGAAACCGAGTGGGAGAGCGGGTGTACCGAAACACTACCGGGTCTCATTGAGACTATTCACGAAGTCCAACAGGACTGGATCGAGGCCATCAACGAGGGGTTCGTCGAGGACGGTCTCTACCCCAGTCCAATCTACGATCCGAAGAGTATTCAGACAGAGTTCCGACTGCCGGAGACAATTAGAGAATCAACGTCCATGAATCTGTCTCCGAATGTAACTCCAAACACAACAGTGAATAATTCAAAAATCAATAATACTTCGACTACTAATATTACAAATCAGTCCTCGACTCGACGACCACTCTCCCGACATCCTGAGAAACAGTATCCAATCCACTGTGACATGGAGTTAGCAGAAGACGGCGTCTATGACCGCATCCGGTATTTCATTTGTCATCCAGACGTGATCGCAGCCCAGTACGAGAACTGGCCATTGGGAACGCTCACCGAGTACGAACTTGAGCTCGTCCTCGCGTTTGCCATGGAAACACTCGTCTCAGCAATTATCGCTGTGCCAGCAGCCCGCAAACAACGCGATGACGATGGTTGTGCATCCTTCTACGAACGCTTCCATCACCACATCGGACGTATTGATGTCGAACTTCATGATCACGGTGAAACGACCGTGACAGCGACTGTTCCTGCGGAGAAGGTGACTGAATTCTTTACTGCTCTCGAAACGAGTACTGACGATGAGCGTATAGACATCTATCGTGATATCCGCGAGTATCTCCAATCACAGATCCAGCTACCGGAGGATCCGGACTGTCCAGATGTCCAGATTACTGAGTCTGGAAGGATAGTTACGATCGAACAGGTTCCCGGTGACGATATTTCGTTCCCCGACCCAGAAGACGGCGGACCGCCTGATATCGGTCCACCAGAGACACACGAGTCCGACGCGAGTGAGACGGACTCGAACGAGTCAGCTACTCAGTCCGCACTGGCTCATCTCACTGCGGCCATCTCGGGAGTCCACAGTCACGAAAGGCGGCGTGATATCCACTAAGTACAGGACAGGAATTCGAGGGTGAGAGTGCGGCTATGCACATCTTCGGCGAAGACAAAGGAGACAGGATTCTCACGCGTTACCGTTTCATGAACTTCTCTAATAGCTCGGTACTGGTACGGAACATTATCGGTGGTCGTCATCCGATTTGTGAACTACCCCACCCTACTCGCTCACGGCTGACGCCGTTCGCTCCTTGAGGGTGGGGCTTCCTGTTTCCACGACGTGCTTTGCAGATACAGGCGTATCCACAGGGAGCGCAGTCTCCACAGGCGCTGATTCGGAGTGAACCACTCCTACTTCTTCAAGACCGCGAGAAAGGATGTTCCACGCCGCGTTCGCGTCCCTGTCCGCCTCAAAACCGCAGGCAGGACAGGAGTGTTCGCGCACCCATAGCGGCTTCTCCGTCGAAACGCCGCAGGACGCGCACTCTTTGGTCGTCCCTCTCGGGTCAACCGCGACGAGATACGTCCCTTCCCGCTCGCACTTGTATTCGAGCATCCGCAGGAACGTTCCCCACGCCGCTCCCGCCCGGTTACGAGAGTTGCCCGGCAGTTCGACCAAGCCCTTCGCGTCCAAGTCCTCCACGGCCACGAGGTCGTACTCGCGGACGTAGTGGTTCGACAACTTGTGAAAGAAATCCCGACGCTTCCGCTTCAACTCGACGTGACGTTCGGCCACGACTCGGCGCTGTTTCTCCCAATTCCCAGAGCCGTGTTCCTTCCGTGAGAGGTCACGTTGTGCGCGTTCGAGTCGCTCACGTTCCTCGCTGAAGTCAGGACTCTCGATGGCGTACCCGTCGGTGTCGTGGGCGTACTTGAGAATCCCCACGTCGATGCCGACGACCTTCTCGGGGTTCCCCGGTTTCTCGGGCGTTTCTTTGTCCATGTCGATGCCGAACGTAGCGTACCACTCACCCGAAGGTTCTTGCTTGACCGCGACCTGTTTGATGGTCGCGCTTTCAGGAATATCTCGATGGAGGTGAATTGGAATCTCTCCGATTTTGCTCAACCACAGGACAGGCCGACCACTCGTATTCTTGAGTTTGAAGCCGGACTGGTTGTAGGTGAGCGACCGATACTCCCGAGGCGGTTTCCACTTGAGCATTCCCACGGCATGCCCGTTCTCCTTCTGCGCTTTTAGCGTAGAGAGGTTGTCATAGACGCGCTTGATGACCATCTGGAGGACTTTCGAGTGAACGTCTCCGAGGTCGTCCCACCACGTTTTGAGGTCGGGGAGTTGCCCCTGCACCTCGTAGCGAGCGGGAATGTCGTCGGACTCGTTGAGCAGGGAGAGAACGTGGTTGTAGAGTTGTCTACAAGTATCGACGTGGTACAGAAGCGTCTCGGTGAGGGCTTCCGGTGGGTCGAGTCGATACTTGTAGTTGTAGTACATATTCTACTCGTCTGAACTAAGTTCGGAGACGCGGACGACTTTCACGTCGGCTCCGCGCCAGCGTTTGGGAACGATGACGTGGGCACTATTTCCCGACGGTTTTGCAGTCCCGTCGAGGACTTCTTCACCTTCGATTTCAAATCTATCCATCACTGATATATATATACTATAGATAGATATAAAGGTAGCGGTGGACCTGTGGGCCAAGCGCCAAACGTGTTTGAGAACCGTTCGACGCTGTATCCCCTCCCTACTGCGCTACTCGGTCGCTTCGCTCCCTGCGTTGCTCCTTGAGGAAGGGGACTTAGCGCCTAATCCCAGTTAAAATTGGCCGGTTCCATCATCGCGACGGAGGACGTTCTCTCCCAGTAGTCATATTCTCGGAGCTATGGGTGAGAGCGCCCGGGGCGGTATACGTACCTGGATTCTCAAATTTGTAGCGGAAGTAATCCCGGCTGTTTGGAAACATCGACGTGGATCGAACGCTAGTACAATCTAGTTGGTACTGGAAATAGAAATGAAGACGAGAGAGAAGTAGTCACAGGCTGGCACGTGGTACCATTTTAGTCAGTGATCAATGTGTGCCTCATATGGGTCAACGGCACACAATTGACATCACCCAGCCAGACACTCCAGTGAGATATGTGCGTTCCAACCATTTCTCTCGGCGAACATTCCTCAGTACAACGAGCGCCGCCTTCTCACTTGGAGTAATCAGACAGATCGCGTCAGCAGTCACCCAAGAATCGTCGTCGACACTCGTCATCGAATTGAGAGAGGATGAATTTGGACAAGCAGCTTATACGGCATCGGTGACCGGGTCAATTCGTCCGCCACTCGGCTCCCAAACGCTTACGACTGACTCGACAGTTCTTGGGGTACTCAGTCCGGGTGACTCAGTGAGTCTCACATATACAGGCACCTTGGAGCGTGTACTGGTGGACGGTGACGCATCCATCTCGGTCGATGCACAGTCAACAACCCCAGACACGATTCTCGCAGTCGATGGCCAGTCTTCAATCGACGACCGACCAGAGTCGTTTGACAACACGCTCACCGTCACGAAGAAAGAAAAGACATTCGAGTGGGCTCCCTACACCGTCACAACAACGGGCACAATCGTCCCAACCACTGATACCGAGGCTGTCAGTGATGGCACGACTGCCCTCGACGCGGTCGGGATAACCCCCGACACGGATACATACCGGTACACAGGCGAACTCGAGACCATCTTGACACTCGGACCCGCAATTTTCAAACGGAACGGTAAGCCGATCCCCAGAACCGAGATTACTGGCCCTCCGTTCAGGCGCGTCTTCCCAGAGATGTACAACCCGACCGTTACGCCCGGAACGACGGTTCACTTTGAACTCGATGATTCAATGTATGATCAGACACGCTCACTCAGGTCTGAATGGTGGGTTGACGGCACACTCATCACGGACAGTTTCTTTGATCCAGACCCGGTCGAACGATCAATGTTCCCAGCCAACCGTGATTATTTCCATCACACGTTCGAGGAACCGGGCACGTATACTGTGGAAGGAGCCTTGCTTCCGGCACAAAAGAATACCCGTGACACGCCTGATATCCCCGTGGAGAACCGAGTGACATGGAACGTAACCGTTCGCGATGACGGGAATCGAGCACCGCAAGTTGGGCCCCACTCCCCCGTCGCACCCATGACGATTGGCGACGACCTGTTCTCGCTCGAAGCGAACGTACTTGACTGGGATGGAGAACTCGCACGGGTGTACTGGCGGTATCGGTTCGGTGATGTCTACCTCGGCGACTCAAAAATCACAGGCGTTCACGATGTAGCACTGCTCCACGATATCGACCTCGAACTGTATTACGGGGCGTTCGAAGTGCTTGCTGTGAACACGACTGGGGCAGTCACGTCAGCCATCCTCTGGGAAGTCGAGAGCTCGTCGGGTGATCCTACGTACCATACGATCCGACCTGTATGTGATCACACTGTCCGAGGCATTCATGCATCCGATACCTGTTGATGCACGGTTCTTGTGACGAATCGGTGGGCTATCCTTTCCCGAACACGACTCCACTCTCGAGTTGAATTGGTGATGTCCTCAGTCATCACGTGCGGCCACAGTCACTTCTCCCCCGCTTCCTCATCGTCTGTTTCAACGAAGACAAGAAAGTCGCCAGTCGGACTGCCTGACGGGAGTTCCGACGTGAACATGACAGTCGTCATCTCTCCGCCGTTGAGTGTTACCGAGCGAGAGTCCGTGTT
This window harbors:
- a CDS encoding RNA-guided endonuclease InsQ/TnpB family protein; translated protein: MYYNYKYRLDPPEALTETLLYHVDTCRQLYNHVLSLLNESDDIPARYEVQGQLPDLKTWWDDLGDVHSKVLQMVIKRVYDNLSTLKAQKENGHAVGMLKWKPPREYRSLTYNQSGFKLKNTSGRPVLWLSKIGEIPIHLHRDIPESATIKQVAVKQEPSGEWYATFGIDMDKETPEKPGNPEKVVGIDVGILKYAHDTDGYAIESPDFSEERERLERAQRDLSRKEHGSGNWEKQRRVVAERHVELKRKRRDFFHKLSNHYVREYDLVAVEDLDAKGLVELPGNSRNRAGAAWGTFLRMLEYKCEREGTYLVAVDPRGTTKECASCGVSTEKPLWVREHSCPACGFEADRDANAAWNILSRGLEEVGVVHSESAPVETALPVDTPVSAKHVVETGSPTLKERTASAVSE
- a CDS encoding TRAM domain-containing protein → MVEIPHSLRSLFSAPIEEQDGTYIIEVPSSEVNHEALSANETYRVAILESPVSTESSMQEESQQSHSRETVSRAPLEPPVDEGEVRDVTIETVGDQGDGIAKVERGYVVIVPGAQPGDEPTVEIEQVQENVAFASIVDSDPRAL
- a CDS encoding DUF2080 family transposase-associated protein, whose translation is MDRFEIEGEEVLDGTAKPSGNSAHVIVPKRWRGADVKVVRVSELSSDE